The genomic interval TCTCGGTACCCTCGACCGAGGTGATGCCGATCACGCCCGCGGTCTGCGCCATCGCCTCGATCATCATCACGCCGGGATACACCGGACGCTCCGGAAAATGTCCCTGGAAGGCCGGCTCGTTGAACGTGACGTTCTTGATGCCGATGCCGCTGTAATCGGTGCGGATGTTGATCACCCGATCGATCAGCAGCATCGGAAAGCGATGCGGAAGTGTCCGCAGGATCTGGTTGATGTCGATGAGCTCGAACCTGACCGGTGCCTCCTCCATCACTCCCGTCCCTCTTCCTTCGGATCAGCCTTGCTATCGCGCGCCAGACGCTCCACCGCCAAAATCTCCTTGAACCACTGCCGGGTCGGCTTGGCAAAGAAGCCGCCCCAGCGTCCACCCGCAGGAATGTCGTCCTTGACGCCGCTCATCGCGGTCACCTGGGCGCCATCGCCGATCTTGAGGTGGTTGTTGATACCCACCTTCGCCCCCAGCGCCACGTTGTCGCCGATCGTCAGGCTGCCCGCGAGCCCGATCTGGGCCGCCAGCAGGCAGTGCCGGCCGATCGTCACATTGTGGCCGATCTGGACCTGATTGTCGATTTTGGTGCCCTCGCCGATCACGGTGTCGCGCAGGGAGCCACGATCGATGGTCGTGCCGGCGCCGACCTCGACGTCGTTCTGGATCAGCACCCGTCCGGTCTGGGGCACCTTCAGATGACCCTCCGGGCCAAAGAAGATGAAGCCATAGCCGTCCTGGCCGATCGAGCAGCCGGGATGGATCAGCACGTTGTTGCCGATCAGGGCGCACTGGATTGCCGTCCGGGCGCCGACGTTGCAGTCGCGGCCGATCTTGACGCCCGGCCCGATGACCGCGCCTGCGCCGATCACCGTGCCGCTGCCGATCTCGACCTCGGGGCCGATCACGGCCAGGGGATCGACGATGACGTCATCCTCCAGCCGCGCCGTCGGGTCGATGATCGCCGACGGGGCGATGGCGTCGTTGCCGATCCAGGATTGCGGCCGGAGCGCATCGCCATGCCATTCCCGGGCAATCCTGACGAAGGCGCGGAACGGCTGCGCCGCGCGCAGGACCGCGACATGCGCGGGCACCTGCGCAACGAAGCGCTGGCTCACCAGGCAGGCCCCTGCCTTGGTCGCCTTGAGCTGATCGGCGTATTTGAGGTTGTCGAAGAACGTCAGATGCATCGGGCCGGCTTCGTCGAGCGAAGCCAGGCCCGTGATGACGTGGCCGGCCCGCGAAGGGTCGACCAATTCCGCCTTCGTCAGCGTGGCGATCTCAGCCAGCGCTGACGCAGGCGGCTTCCTGAAGAAAGTCGGCTGCGCCATTCCACCCCGTCGCGGTCCGGCCAGAGCATGGTGCCAACCGCATCATGCTCTTATCTCATCAGGCTCAGTGAGCCAATTAGAACGACGTACCGCCGCCGAACCTGAACTGCTGCACACGGTCATACGCGCCCTTGGTGAGCGGAACCGCATAGTCGAAGCGCAGCGGTCCGAAGGGCGACTGCCAGATCAGGCCGACACCCACCGACGTCCGGACCACCCTGCTGTCGTCAAGCACCAAACCGGTACACGTGCCAGCCGAGGCCGGGTTGACGGTCGATGGGACGCAGCCCGGCACGTTGACTTCGTTGGTCAGCGTCCAGCTCGTCGGTCCCTTGTAGTCGTACAGACCGCCAGCGTCGGCATAGACCGCGCCCTTCAGACCCACTTCCTTCGGCAGGAACCAGAACGGCATTTGCAGTTCGAGCGAAGCGCCCCAGTACTTGGTGCCGCCGAGCGCGTCCTGCGTGCCGAACGGGTTCAGGTCACGCGGGCCGATGCCGTTGGGCGCGAAGCCGCGCACGAGGTTCGGACCCATCTGGAAGTGATCCAGCATGCGCAGGTCGGTGCTGCCCCACTTGTTGAGGATACCGCCCTGCACATGGACCAGGCCGACGATGTCCGAGACCAGCGATTGGTAGTACTTCGCATCGACCGCGGACTTCAGATAGGAGACGTCGCCGCCGACACCCGCGAAGTCCTGCTTGAAGTCGATCAGGAGGCCGTCGGTCGGGTTCTTGTTGTTGTCGAGCGTGTTGTAGGTGAGCGAGTAACCCAGCGCCGAAGTCAGCGTCTTGCCGTTCGCCAGCTCCTTGCGCACCGGCAGCGAGGCTTCGCCGTCGACGTAGCAGCCCAGGCCGTTGGTCGAAGCCGCCAGCGGCGTACCGGTCGCATTCGAATACGCCGGGCTCGGGTTGAAGGCCGCCGAGGTCGGATCGTTGTTACAGTTCGCCAGATTGGACGGCAGCGTGATTTCCTGCCGATAGATCGAGTAGCGAAGCTGCAAGGCCAGATCTTCGCGCAGGCTGAAGCCGAGGCGCGGGCTGAAGCCCAGCGTCTTGGTGCCGTAGGAGATGTAGCTGTTGGACAGCTGCTGGCGCTGATAGAGGTCGAGGCCGAGCGCGACGCGGTAGTCGAGCAGATACGGCTCAACGAACGACAGCGAATAGCCGCGCGCATACTGGCCGTAGGTGACCGACGCCTTGGCGAACAGGCCGCGGCCGAGCAGGTTGCGCTCCGAAATCGAGACTTCGGCGAGCGCGCCGTCGGTGGTCGAGTAACCGCCCGACACCGAGAAGTCGCCGGTCGACTTCTCCTCGAGGTCGACGATCAGAACCACGCGGTCGCTGGACGAGCCCGGCTCCGTGGCGATCTTGACCGTCTTGAAGTAGTCGAGGTTCTTCAGGCGCCGCTCGGCGCGATCGACCAGCGCGCGGTTATAGGCGTCGCCCTCGGAGACGTCGAACTCGCGGCGGATGACGTAGTCGCGCGTACGGGTGTTGCCGCGGATGTTGATGCGCTCGATGTAGACGCGCGGACCTTCGTCGACGTTGAACACGACCGAGACGGTGCGCGCGTCGAAATTGCGGTCGCCGCCCGGACGCACCACGGCGAAGGCATAGCCGCGCCGCGAGGCTTCGATCTGCATTTCCTCGACCGACTTCTCGACCGATTCGACGTTGTAGAGCGAACCGACGCTGACGCGCGAATTGTTGCGCAGCGTGTTGGCGTCGAAATTCGGAATGCTGGAGCGGAAGTCGACCGAGCCGACACGGTATTGCTGGCCTTCCTCGATCTTGAAGGTGACGAGGAAGCCCTTGCGCTCGGGGTCGTATTCGGTGAGCGCGGCAACGACCTGCACGTCGGCGAAGCCGTGCTTGAGATAGAAGCGGCGAATCAGGTCGCGGTCGGCCTCGACGCGATCC from Bradyrhizobium arachidis carries:
- the fabZ gene encoding 3-hydroxyacyl-ACP dehydratase FabZ, with amino-acid sequence MEEAPVRFELIDINQILRTLPHRFPMLLIDRVINIRTDYSGIGIKNVTFNEPAFQGHFPERPVYPGVMMIEAMAQTAGVIGITSVEGTEKPRAVYFLTIDKCKFRKPVLPGDTIEYHMRSIGRRKAMWWFHGDAKVNGTVVAEADVGAMLTD
- the lpxD gene encoding UDP-3-O-(3-hydroxymyristoyl)glucosamine N-acyltransferase; this encodes MAQPTFFRKPPASALAEIATLTKAELVDPSRAGHVITGLASLDEAGPMHLTFFDNLKYADQLKATKAGACLVSQRFVAQVPAHVAVLRAAQPFRAFVRIAREWHGDALRPQSWIGNDAIAPSAIIDPTARLEDDVIVDPLAVIGPEVEIGSGTVIGAGAVIGPGVKIGRDCNVGARTAIQCALIGNNVLIHPGCSIGQDGYGFIFFGPEGHLKVPQTGRVLIQNDVEVGAGTTIDRGSLRDTVIGEGTKIDNQVQIGHNVTIGRHCLLAAQIGLAGSLTIGDNVALGAKVGINNHLKIGDGAQVTAMSGVKDDIPAGGRWGGFFAKPTRQWFKEILAVERLARDSKADPKEEGRE
- the bamA gene encoding outer membrane protein assembly factor BamA translates to MKFGMRVRGGLLATLILCGAPVVAPVGAMLVSSSAVAQTVQSIVVEGNRRVEVETIRSYFKPGPGGHLDQGAIDDGLKALIETGLFQDVRINRAGGRIVVTVVENAVIGRVAFEGNKKIKDEQLSAEVQSKPRGTFSRAMVQSDTLRIAEIYRRSGRYDVRVTPEIIEQPNNRVDLIFTIQEGVKTGVKSIDFVGNVTYSSYRLRDVIKTRETNLLSFLGSGDVYDPDRVEADRDLIRRFYLKHGFADVQVVAALTEYDPERKGFLVTFKIEEGQQYRVGSVDFRSSIPNFDANTLRNNSRVSVGSLYNVESVEKSVEEMQIEASRRGYAFAVVRPGGDRNFDARTVSVVFNVDEGPRVYIERINIRGNTRTRDYVIRREFDVSEGDAYNRALVDRAERRLKNLDYFKTVKIATEPGSSSDRVVLIVDLEEKSTGDFSVSGGYSTTDGALAEVSISERNLLGRGLFAKASVTYGQYARGYSLSFVEPYLLDYRVALGLDLYQRQQLSNSYISYGTKTLGFSPRLGFSLREDLALQLRYSIYRQEITLPSNLANCNNDPTSAAFNPSPAYSNATGTPLAASTNGLGCYVDGEASLPVRKELANGKTLTSALGYSLTYNTLDNNKNPTDGLLIDFKQDFAGVGGDVSYLKSAVDAKYYQSLVSDIVGLVHVQGGILNKWGSTDLRMLDHFQMGPNLVRGFAPNGIGPRDLNPFGTQDALGGTKYWGASLELQMPFWFLPKEVGLKGAVYADAGGLYDYKGPTSWTLTNEVNVPGCVPSTVNPASAGTCTGLVLDDSRVVRTSVGVGLIWQSPFGPLRFDYAVPLTKGAYDRVQQFRFGGGTSF